In Dermatophilus congolensis, a genomic segment contains:
- the hutH gene encoding histidine ammonia-lyase: MTRHQTDAVTISTHSMSTSDVIAVARHGAHITLSEDSITKVTTVRAHIDALASSATPVYGISTGFGALATEHIPVDKRTKLQQSLVRSHAAGIGPEVEKEVVRALMLLRLKTLASGHTGVRPETMNALAALLNAGITPIVHEFGSLGCSGDLAPLAHCALVLMGEGRATGPDGVERPVPELLGDAGITPIVLAEKEGLALINGTDGMLGQLILALEDLRTLVDIADVTAALSVEALGGTDQVFLPELHLPLRPHLGQSISADRMLRTLAGSKIVNHNRNNEIRVQDAYSLRCAPQVSGSLRDTLTYATGVAERELAAAIDNPVVLDDGRVLSNGNFHGAPIAHVLDFIAIPVADLASMAECRTDRMLDVKRSHGLPPFLADDPGTDSGLMIAQYTQAGIISELKRLATPASVDSIPSSAMQEDHVSMGWHAARKLRKAVDGLRRVLSIELVAATRAIQLRAPLEPGPVARAIIEALPAQIDTPGPDSFMTPQLQAAEEMLADGTFTTIVAAALGD, encoded by the coding sequence ATGACACGTCATCAGACCGACGCAGTGACCATTTCCACCCACTCAATGAGCACGAGCGACGTCATCGCCGTAGCCCGCCACGGCGCCCACATCACCCTCAGCGAAGACAGCATCACCAAAGTCACCACTGTTCGGGCACACATCGATGCACTCGCTTCCTCCGCTACCCCCGTCTACGGCATCTCAACCGGCTTTGGGGCCCTAGCAACCGAACACATCCCCGTCGACAAACGCACCAAACTTCAACAGTCCCTCGTGCGCTCCCACGCTGCAGGCATCGGTCCAGAAGTAGAAAAAGAAGTAGTACGAGCACTCATGCTGCTCCGCCTCAAAACACTGGCCTCTGGGCACACCGGCGTACGCCCAGAAACCATGAACGCACTAGCTGCCCTCCTCAACGCCGGAATCACCCCCATCGTTCACGAATTCGGGTCACTGGGCTGCTCCGGCGACCTGGCACCCCTAGCCCACTGTGCCCTGGTACTCATGGGGGAGGGGCGCGCCACCGGCCCCGACGGTGTCGAACGACCTGTCCCGGAACTGCTCGGCGACGCTGGAATCACCCCTATCGTTCTCGCCGAAAAAGAAGGTCTTGCCCTCATTAACGGCACCGACGGGATGCTCGGGCAACTCATCCTCGCCCTCGAAGACCTCCGCACCCTCGTCGATATCGCCGACGTCACCGCAGCACTATCTGTAGAAGCCCTCGGCGGCACTGACCAAGTGTTCCTCCCCGAACTGCACCTGCCGCTGCGCCCCCACCTAGGCCAATCCATATCCGCCGACAGGATGCTGCGCACACTGGCCGGATCCAAAATCGTCAACCACAACAGAAACAACGAAATCCGAGTACAAGACGCCTACTCACTGCGCTGCGCCCCACAAGTGTCCGGATCCCTGCGAGACACCCTCACCTACGCCACCGGTGTCGCTGAACGTGAACTCGCCGCCGCCATCGACAACCCTGTCGTTCTGGACGACGGACGGGTGCTGTCCAACGGAAACTTCCACGGCGCACCCATCGCGCACGTCCTGGACTTCATCGCTATCCCCGTCGCCGACCTAGCCTCCATGGCTGAATGCCGCACCGACCGGATGCTCGACGTCAAACGCAGCCACGGGCTACCTCCGTTCCTTGCTGATGACCCAGGAACAGACTCCGGGCTGATGATCGCCCAGTACACCCAAGCCGGCATCATCTCAGAACTCAAACGTCTCGCCACCCCCGCATCAGTGGACTCCATCCCCAGCTCAGCGATGCAAGAAGACCACGTCTCCATGGGGTGGCACGCAGCCCGCAAACTCCGCAAAGCCGTCGACGGGCTCCGCCGCGTGCTCAGCATCGAACTCGTCGCAGCAACCCGCGCTATACAACTACGAGCCCCTCTAGAACCTGGCCCCGTTGCCCGCGCCATCATCGAGGCGCTCCCCGCGCAGATCGATACTCCCGGGCCCGACAGCTTCATGACCCCACAGCTACAAGCCGCGGAAGAAATGCTTGCTGACGGAACATTCACTACCATCGTGGCAGCCGCACTCGGAGATTAA
- a CDS encoding YqgE/AlgH family protein: MRSTIGKLLVATPTMEGGIFQRSVVFVLHHDADGAHGVVLNKPLETDLTPVLPDWQPYVSEPAQLFQGGPVGLDSAMGLASVPGQMQTDGVVSLFGSIGVVDLDHAPEILAQHVASLRVFAGYAGWSAGQLEEELSADAWYVVEAEVGDVFTPCPEELWQSVLARQHGRLSWVARFPDDPTMN, encoded by the coding sequence GTGAGATCCACCATTGGAAAGCTCCTAGTCGCCACCCCGACGATGGAAGGTGGCATTTTTCAGCGTTCGGTCGTTTTCGTGCTTCATCACGACGCCGACGGGGCGCACGGGGTTGTGCTGAACAAACCTCTCGAAACTGACCTGACTCCTGTGCTCCCCGATTGGCAGCCCTACGTCAGTGAGCCTGCCCAACTGTTCCAAGGCGGACCCGTCGGCCTGGACAGCGCTATGGGATTGGCTTCTGTGCCAGGGCAAATGCAGACCGATGGTGTGGTGTCTTTGTTTGGGTCGATTGGCGTGGTCGATCTCGACCACGCCCCGGAGATATTGGCGCAACACGTAGCTTCCTTGCGGGTGTTCGCTGGCTACGCAGGATGGTCTGCAGGGCAACTCGAAGAAGAACTCAGCGCAGATGCGTGGTACGTCGTCGAAGCCGAAGTCGGTGACGTGTTTACCCCGTGTCCCGAGGAGCTATGGCAGTCAGTGCTGGCTCGCCAGCACGGGCGATTGTCCTGGGTGGCGAGGTTCCCTGACGACCCAACGATGAACTGA